In the genome of Rhodamnia argentea isolate NSW1041297 chromosome 3, ASM2092103v1, whole genome shotgun sequence, one region contains:
- the LOC115728754 gene encoding E3 ubiquitin-protein ligase ATL4 — MSTGPPFFLSDETRSPSPPSPPSLANLSPSIIITLMVLSVTIIVTTCVCLLFRHLHRLPLPPCLLHRHPSPSSPPLPTSAPPPPPPLHQDTAHSDSFIDSLPLFSFSSVTRRSSGAADGDCAVCLCKFKQHDLLRLLPLCCHAFHAECIDTWLQANRTCPLCRSNVHACEADLEALLQASARINSGDGGGSGSFRLEIGSVSRGRSSVDGGGVESRRSYSIGSFDYVVEADSEVAVAGDRRHRRSLSDKEDGAAQPAFGVDESLAADVAAGRSWLGEYMDRLSATLSSRTASFRSSRRFFTGSSRRSEVSGVGEWDLEASRVGEEISELFRWVSGV, encoded by the coding sequence ATGTCCACAGGGCCGCCGTTTTTCCTCAGCGACGAGACGCGCTCTCCTTCGCCGCCATCTCCTCCTTCGCTGGCCAACCTGAGCCCGAGCATCATCATCACGCTCATGGTCCTCTCCGTCACCATCATCGTCACCACCTGCGTCTGCCTCCTCTTCCGTCACCTACATcgcctccccctccctccctgcctcctccaccgccacccctccccctcctctcctcctctccccacctccgctcctcctcctcctcctcctcttcatcaggACACCGCCCATAGCGACTCCTTCATCGACTCgctccctctcttctccttctcctcggTGACGCGCCGCTCCTCCGGGGCCGCCGACGGCGACTGCGCTGTCTGCCTCTGCAAGTTCAAGCAGCACGACCTGCTCCGGTTGCTTCCCCTGTGCTGCCACGCCTTCCACGCTGAGTGCATCGACACGTGGCTCCAGGCTAACCGCACGTGCCCCCTCTGCCGATCCAACGTCCACGCCTGCGAGGCCGACCTCGAGGCCCTGCTCCAAGCGTCGGCGAGGATCAACTCCGGCGATGGCGGAGGATCAGGGAGCTTCAGGCTCGAGATCGGCTCCGTGAGCCGGGGCCGATCCTCCGTCGACGGCGGCGGAGTCGAGTCGCGGCGGTCCTACTCCATCGGCTCCTTCGACTACGTCGTGGAAGCGGACTCAGAGGTCGCGGTCGCCGGCGATCGGCGGCACCGGAGGAGCCTCTCGGACAAGGAGGACGGCGCGGCCCAGCCGGCCTTCGGTGTGGACGAGAGCCTCGCCGCGGACGTCGCCGCAGGGAGGAGCTGGCTCGGAGAGTACATGGATCGGCTCTCGGCGACGCTCTCTTCGCGGACCGCATCCTTCCGGAGCTCGAGGAGGTTCTTCACGGGCAGCAGCCGCCGGAGCGAGGTCTCCGGCGTCGGCGAGTGGGACCTGGAGGCGAGCCGTGTGGGCGAAGAAATCAGCGAGCTCTTCCGATGGGTCTCAGGGGTGTAA